In the genome of Blastocatellia bacterium, one region contains:
- a CDS encoding OB-fold domain-containing protein, with protein MSSQPEEELIVYKSSMRIPYRWAAGLTASQFYRRIAQEKKIYGTRCPKTQKVMIPPRKNSQSEEDWVEVGPGGIVKSFTIVRYPVPSLNPTTPPVVYALIQLDGADTAFVHQLSEVEIDKVKTGLRVTAQFAEKATGNIMDIQYFKPE; from the coding sequence ATGAGTTCACAACCTGAAGAAGAGTTAATTGTTTATAAAAGCTCAATGCGTATTCCCTATCGTTGGGCTGCTGGGTTAACAGCTAGTCAGTTTTATAGGCGTATTGCTCAGGAAAAGAAAATCTATGGGACACGTTGCCCTAAAACCCAAAAAGTGATGATTCCTCCTAGAAAAAACTCACAAAGTGAAGAAGATTGGGTAGAAGTTGGCCCAGGCGGTATAGTTAAATCTTTTACCATTGTTCGTTATCCTGTTCCTTCACTAAATCCTACAACTCCACCTGTAGTTTATGCCCTCATTCAACTAGATGGAGCAGATACCGCTTTTGTCCATCAGTTAAGCGAAGTGGAAATTGATAAAGTAAAAACTGGACTACGTGTTACAGCCCAGTTTGCTGAAAAAGCTACTGGTAACATTATGGATATTCAATATTTTAAGCCTGAGTAA